The genomic interval AGCCGGCTCGGTCCGCTGATGATCGCGACCGGATTCGTGATGGCCCTGACCGCCTTGCAGTGGTCGACCGTGCCCGCCTTGCTCTCCATCGGTCATCTGCTCGACCTGGTGCCGGCGGCGATGTTCCTGCACGTGTTCCTCGCGTACCCCACCGGACGGGTGGCCGGACGCCTCCGCCGGTCGGTCGTGATCGCCGGCTATGCGACTGGCGTCGTACTGCAACTCGCGAAGATCCTGCTCGGGATCAATCCGGACAGCCTCTTCACCATCACGACGAGACCGGTCCTGGCCGGCCGGATCGAGCAGGCCCAGCTGATCACGATGAGCGCCTTGCTGCTCGTCGGCGCGGCCCTTCTGCTCGTACGGCGGCCGTCCGCGAGCCTGGTCCGTCGACGGCCGGTGGCCCTGCTCGTGGACAGCTTCGGTCTGGCACTGATCATGCTTGCGATCCTGTTCGTCGCGGGTCTGCGTGGCTGGCCGCAGATCGAAACGGTTCGGCACGTGACGTTCGCAGTACTCGGGCTGGCGCCGGTCGTGTTCCTGCTCGGGCTGCTCGACGCCCGGCTCGCCCGCACCGATGTCGGCGCGCTGCTGATGGATCTGCGCGCCGACCCGGCCGGTGACCTGCGCGAGCCACTGGCGCGAGCCCTGCACGACCCCTCGCTGACCCTGGCCTTCTGGTTGCCGAAGTACGGCAGCTGGGTGGACTCCGACGGCCAAGCCGTCACGCTGCCGGGTGGATCGGACGGGCGGGCGACGCGGGTGATCTACCGCGACAGCGAACCCGTCGTCGCCCTCGAGTTCGACCGGTCGCTCGAAGACGAGCACGAGTTGCTCGACGCGGTCGCGGCGGCGGCCGGCATCGCCTTGGAGAACAGCCGGTTGCAGGCGGAGCTGCGCGCCCGGCTGCACGAGCTGCAAGGATCCCGCGCGCGGGTCATCGATGCCGAACAGCAGGAGCGGAAACGGCTCGAACGCAACCTGCACGACGGCGCCCAGCAGCGCCTGGTCGCGCTGGCCCTGGAAATCGGGCTGCTCGCCGGCCGGTCCGCGAGCGACGCCGACACCAAGGCACGCCTGATGCAGGCCAAGCAGCAGGTCACCGCATCGCTGGACGAACTCCGTGACGTTGCCCGCGGCATCCATCCCGCGGTCCTCACCGGACACGGTCTGGCCGTCGCGCTGGAGTCGCTCACCGCACAGGCCGCCGTCCCGGTGACGCTGGAGGTCGAGGCCGACGGCAGGCTGCCCGAACATGTCGAGGTCGCCGCGTACTACGTGGTCAGCGAGAGCCTGACGAACATCGCCAAGCACGCCGACGCGAGTACGGCGTCCGTCCGGGTGACGCGATCCGCCGGCCGGCTCGTCGTGGAGGTTGACGACGACGGCGTCGGCGGGGCGGACACCGAACGCGGGTCGGGCCTGCGCGGTCTCGCCGACCGGGTCGAGG from Kribbella sp. NBC_00709 carries:
- a CDS encoding sensor histidine kinase, with amino-acid sequence MARAAPAIEPARGPGPWALWSTVVAGFGTLVVSVALALAGDELVRPGLQALLFNWITVPYLISGTIAWWRRPASRLGPLMIATGFVMALTALQWSTVPALLSIGHLLDLVPAAMFLHVFLAYPTGRVAGRLRRSVVIAGYATGVVLQLAKILLGINPDSLFTITTRPVLAGRIEQAQLITMSALLLVGAALLLVRRPSASLVRRRPVALLVDSFGLALIMLAILFVAGLRGWPQIETVRHVTFAVLGLAPVVFLLGLLDARLARTDVGALLMDLRADPAGDLREPLARALHDPSLTLAFWLPKYGSWVDSDGQAVTLPGGSDGRATRVIYRDSEPVVALEFDRSLEDEHELLDAVAAAAGIALENSRLQAELRARLHELQGSRARVIDAEQQERKRLERNLHDGAQQRLVALALEIGLLAGRSASDADTKARLMQAKQQVTASLDELRDVARGIHPAVLTGHGLAVALESLTAQAAVPVTLEVEADGRLPEHVEVAAYYVVSESLTNIAKHADASTASVRVTRSAGRLVVEVDDDGVGGADTERGSGLRGLADRVEAIGGRLRIWSPAGGGTRLEAEIPCE